In one Shewanella loihica PV-4 genomic region, the following are encoded:
- a CDS encoding HAL/PAL/TAL family ammonia-lyase: MTQTTQSPASATLVEFGQRNLNLEEVVAIAKGAKAQLKESADYQEYIQKGARFIDSLLAEEGVVYGVTTGYGDSCTVTVGLDLVHELPLHLSRFHGCGMGNILSVMQARAVMACRLSSLAVGKSGVSYELLKRIETLLNLGITPVIPEEGSVGASGDLTPLSYLAAVLVGEREVIYQGERRATADVYRELDITPLTLRPKEGLALMNGTAVMTALACLAYDRAQYLNRLASRITAMASLTLKGNSNHFDDILFAAKPHPGQNQIAAWIREDLNHHEHPRNSDRLQDRYSIRCAPHIIGVLQDALPFMRQFIETELNSANDNPIVDGEGEHVLHGGHFYGGHIGFVMDSMKNAIANIADLIDRQMALVMDPKFNNGLPANLSGAQGSRKAINHGFKAVQIGVSAWTAEALKNTMPASVFSRSTECHNQDKVSMGTIAARDCMRVLQLTEQVAAAALLAMTQGIHLRIAQGELCHASLTTSVAKTLDQVSADFELLTEDSPLETVLRQTVDKIQQGLWEVCH, from the coding sequence ATGACACAGACGACTCAATCCCCCGCCTCCGCCACCCTGGTCGAATTTGGCCAGCGTAATCTCAATCTCGAGGAGGTCGTTGCCATCGCCAAGGGCGCCAAGGCCCAGCTCAAGGAGAGCGCCGACTATCAGGAATATATCCAGAAAGGTGCCCGCTTTATCGACAGCCTGTTAGCCGAAGAGGGCGTGGTCTATGGCGTCACCACAGGCTACGGCGACTCCTGTACCGTCACAGTCGGCCTGGATCTGGTGCACGAACTGCCACTGCATCTGTCGCGTTTCCACGGCTGTGGCATGGGTAACATTCTCTCCGTCATGCAGGCCAGGGCCGTGATGGCGTGCCGCCTAAGCTCGCTGGCCGTGGGTAAATCTGGCGTCAGCTACGAACTGCTGAAACGCATCGAGACTCTGCTGAACCTGGGTATCACCCCAGTGATCCCGGAAGAGGGTTCTGTGGGCGCCAGCGGCGATCTCACCCCTCTCTCCTACCTAGCCGCCGTGCTAGTGGGTGAGCGCGAGGTGATCTACCAAGGCGAGCGCCGCGCTACCGCAGATGTGTACCGTGAACTAGACATTACCCCGTTGACTCTGCGTCCCAAGGAGGGTCTGGCCCTGATGAACGGCACCGCCGTCATGACGGCGCTGGCCTGTCTTGCCTACGACAGGGCTCAATACCTGAACCGTCTGGCCAGCCGTATCACTGCCATGGCCTCGCTGACGCTCAAGGGTAACTCCAACCATTTCGACGATATCCTGTTTGCGGCCAAGCCCCATCCGGGCCAAAACCAGATCGCAGCCTGGATACGCGAAGATCTCAACCACCACGAGCATCCACGCAACTCGGATCGCCTACAAGACAGATACTCGATCCGCTGCGCGCCGCACATCATAGGCGTGCTGCAAGATGCCCTGCCCTTCATGCGTCAGTTTATCGAGACCGAACTCAATAGCGCCAACGACAACCCTATCGTCGACGGCGAGGGCGAGCACGTGCTCCACGGCGGCCACTTCTATGGCGGTCATATCGGTTTCGTGATGGACTCGATGAAGAACGCCATCGCCAATATCGCCGACCTTATCGACCGACAGATGGCCCTAGTGATGGACCCTAAATTTAACAATGGCCTGCCCGCCAACCTCTCTGGCGCCCAAGGCAGCCGCAAGGCGATCAATCACGGCTTCAAGGCGGTGCAGATAGGCGTATCGGCCTGGACCGCCGAAGCGCTGAAGAACACTATGCCTGCCAGCGTCTTCTCACGCTCCACCGAGTGTCACAACCAAGACAAGGTGAGCATGGGCACTATCGCCGCCCGCGACTGTATGCGCGTGTTGCAACTCACCGAACAGGTGGCCGCGGCTGCGCTGCTGGCCATGACCCAGGGCATTCACTTGCGTATCGCCCAGGGCGAGCTCTGCCATGCCTCGCTCACCACCTCTGTCGCCAAGACCCTAGATCAGGTCAGCGCCGACTTTGAACTGCTCACCGAAGACAGCCCCCTGGAGACCGTACTCAGACAGACGGTAGACAAGATCCAGCAGGGACTGTGGGAAGTGTGTCACTAG
- a CDS encoding acyl-CoA thioesterase, whose protein sequence is MKALLTTEMEMVIPFHDVDSMGITWHGNYLRYFEIARCQLLDEIDYGYRKMQASGYAWPIIDLQIKYVQASTFEQRVKVIASLVEWENRLKITYQVRDAETNQRLTKGYTVQAAVEMESKELCLVTPDCFRDKIAHLLPSEAQA, encoded by the coding sequence ATGAAGGCACTGCTCACCACAGAGATGGAGATGGTCATCCCCTTCCACGACGTCGACTCCATGGGGATCACCTGGCACGGTAACTATCTCAGATATTTCGAGATCGCCCGCTGTCAGCTACTGGACGAAATAGACTATGGCTACCGCAAGATGCAGGCCTCAGGCTATGCCTGGCCCATTATCGATCTACAGATTAAGTATGTGCAGGCCAGCACCTTCGAGCAGAGGGTCAAAGTAATCGCCAGCCTAGTAGAGTGGGAGAACCGTCTCAAGATCACCTATCAGGTACGCGACGCCGAGACCAATCAGCGGCTGACCAAGGGTTACACCGTACAGGCGGCGGTCGAGATGGAGAGCAAGGAGCTCTGCCTGGTCACCCCTGACTGCTTCAGAGACAAGATAGCCCACCTCCTTCCCAGCGAGGCGCAGGCATGA
- a CDS encoding outer membrane lipoprotein carrier protein LolA, with amino-acid sequence MMTPWFHRITWLHRITCLHRTAKAGLFCLLFCPMFCLSLVSFVTLAEQSTDYEALFKAPADNAALSKLVTRLGGGESARGAFTQSRYLKVLKKPLVSRGEFLFQDKLGIAWLQTAPFPSGLVLTQNTLVQIDADGNRQISHADDNPQAGAMAQMMPKLMSALLGGDLAPLEAQFTLHLQQQAECWQLGLEPIDPLIKQAMPRIVLQGSEQLESLSLLDNRGDLSVIEFNALAQRPLTADEQAYFKLDADPRPATEAR; translated from the coding sequence ATGATGACCCCCTGGTTTCACCGCATCACTTGGCTTCACCGCATCACTTGCCTTCACCGCACCGCTAAGGCCGGCCTGTTTTGCCTGCTGTTTTGTCCTATGTTCTGCCTGAGTCTCGTTAGTTTCGTAACTCTCGCAGAACAATCAACCGACTATGAGGCACTTTTTAAAGCGCCAGCAGACAATGCAGCCCTATCCAAGCTGGTGACCCGTCTGGGCGGCGGTGAGTCGGCAAGGGGCGCGTTTACCCAGTCCCGCTACCTCAAGGTGCTGAAGAAGCCGCTGGTGAGCCGCGGCGAGTTCCTGTTTCAGGACAAGCTGGGGATCGCCTGGCTACAGACAGCGCCCTTTCCCTCTGGCCTGGTGCTGACGCAAAACACCCTAGTGCAGATAGATGCCGACGGCAACCGCCAGATAAGCCACGCCGATGATAATCCACAGGCCGGCGCCATGGCGCAGATGATGCCCAAGCTGATGAGCGCGCTACTAGGCGGCGATCTCGCCCCCCTGGAGGCGCAATTTACCCTGCATCTGCAGCAGCAAGCAGAGTGCTGGCAGTTGGGCCTGGAGCCGATAGACCCCCTCATCAAGCAGGCAATGCCACGCATAGTGCTACAGGGAAGCGAGCAACTCGAGTCTCTCAGCCTGCTGGATAACCGCGGCGATCTCAGCGTGATCGAATTTAACGCCCTGGCGCAGCGTCCGTTGACGGCGGATGAGCAGGCCTATTTCAAACTCGACGCCGACCCTCGCCCCGCGACAGAGGCGAGATGA
- a CDS encoding MMPL family transporter yields the protein MILRLSDRLSRLSANTRLVIWLVLLAAMALLAAQALSRGAGVQSDILAMLPKIQEDPLTQRAIDRVEQQLANRIYLGVVSPDQATAIKGAKQLLSALQGAPEAFTQVQSADMQGAQALNRFYFPYRFHLLTTQQKALLATGQLAKLEANTLAQLYNAFGYANSQLLSQDPLLLYPELLKQLSPQRRLKVVDGILVGQELAQEARSNKDTQGNSVAIVMAQGVGSAFNPKAQELQLARLEEAISQMQQSLEPKQEVTVIKGGALFHAAAATTQAKREVSSLGLASLIGVILLVWLAFRSMMPLTIAALTIATSLLFALSATLWIFTQVHLLTLVFGTSLIGIAIDYSFHFYCERLQSQKAVSGTATQTTGITATDAVARVFPAASLALLTTVIAYLAIGLTPFPGMQQVAVFCAAGLLGAYLTLIFAYPKLANSTMRPGDRALGLATRYLNAMQTIARPINGAKGIAIALGLLLVAIFGLNRLGVNDDIRALQQSPLSVTQGEQRLRQVMSGGTDNQFILVRAETAEALLTRLEALSPTLGSLQHQGVLGNSVNLAHYLPSQASQQEAYRLQGQIYHKLPEVLAHLGLDGDLAPSLMASFEASANETITPDKFFASRAGELFAPLWLAPDGTDAQAQMQAQTQAQAKTQPSDKTSGSDGATYGAIVLLGGITDLDDLTQAISPLSGVTLVDKVQDISDVMAKYRSLTLSLLGLALVVAGLIFSLRFGLKMALWITAVPALAALLTLAGLGLAGSPLTLFHALALILVFGIGVDYSLFFAESHRGEGVMMAVFMSACSTLMAFGLLAFSQTPAIHYFGLTLLLGIGLTFVLSPFIHTLTRIDK from the coding sequence ATGATCCTCAGACTCAGCGACCGCCTGAGTCGCCTCTCTGCCAATACCCGCCTGGTTATCTGGCTGGTGCTGCTGGCCGCCATGGCGCTGCTTGCCGCCCAGGCGCTGAGCCGAGGCGCCGGGGTGCAGAGTGACATCTTGGCCATGCTCCCCAAGATCCAGGAAGATCCCCTCACCCAGAGGGCGATAGACAGGGTCGAGCAGCAGCTGGCTAATCGCATCTACCTAGGGGTCGTCAGCCCGGACCAGGCCACCGCCATCAAAGGCGCCAAGCAACTGCTCAGTGCACTTCAGGGGGCGCCTGAGGCTTTTACCCAGGTGCAGAGCGCCGATATGCAGGGCGCCCAGGCACTCAATCGCTTCTATTTTCCCTATCGCTTTCACCTGCTCACTACGCAGCAGAAAGCTCTGCTCGCAACTGGACAATTAGCCAAGTTAGAGGCTAATACGCTCGCTCAGCTCTACAATGCCTTCGGCTACGCCAATAGCCAACTATTGAGCCAAGACCCGCTTCTGCTCTACCCCGAGCTACTGAAACAACTCTCGCCCCAACGCCGACTCAAGGTGGTCGACGGCATTCTGGTAGGCCAGGAATTAGCCCAGGAAGCCAGATCAAACAAAGACACGCAAGGAAACAGCGTCGCTATCGTCATGGCCCAGGGAGTCGGCAGCGCCTTCAACCCTAAGGCGCAGGAGCTGCAGTTAGCCAGGCTCGAAGAGGCTATAAGCCAGATGCAGCAGAGCCTTGAGCCTAAGCAAGAAGTGACAGTAATAAAAGGTGGCGCCTTGTTTCATGCCGCGGCGGCAACAACACAGGCGAAGAGAGAGGTCTCCAGCCTGGGACTTGCCTCGCTGATCGGCGTGATCCTGCTGGTATGGCTGGCGTTTCGCTCCATGATGCCGCTCACCATAGCCGCCCTAACCATAGCCACCAGCCTACTGTTCGCCCTGAGTGCGACCCTGTGGATCTTCACCCAGGTTCACCTGCTCACCCTGGTATTCGGTACCAGCCTGATCGGGATCGCCATCGACTACAGCTTCCACTTCTACTGCGAACGCTTGCAAAGCCAGAAAGCCGTTTCAGGGACAGCCACTCAAACCACAGGAATAACCGCGACTGACGCCGTAGCCCGCGTATTCCCCGCCGCCAGTCTGGCACTACTCACCACTGTCATCGCCTATCTGGCCATAGGCTTAACGCCATTCCCCGGTATGCAGCAGGTGGCCGTGTTCTGCGCCGCGGGACTCCTTGGCGCCTATCTGACACTGATCTTCGCCTACCCCAAGCTGGCCAATAGCACCATGAGACCCGGCGATCGCGCGCTCGGTTTGGCGACGCGTTACCTCAATGCCATGCAGACCATAGCGCGGCCCATTAATGGGGCCAAAGGAATAGCAATTGCCCTCGGTCTGCTACTCGTGGCTATATTTGGCCTGAATAGACTCGGGGTGAACGATGATATTCGCGCTCTGCAACAGAGTCCTCTGAGCGTCACCCAAGGCGAGCAGCGACTGCGCCAGGTAATGAGCGGCGGCACAGATAACCAATTTATCCTGGTACGGGCAGAGACCGCCGAGGCGCTGCTGACAAGGCTGGAGGCACTGTCGCCGACGCTCGGCTCACTGCAACACCAGGGCGTGCTAGGTAACTCGGTTAATCTGGCCCACTACCTGCCCAGTCAGGCAAGCCAGCAAGAGGCCTATCGCCTACAAGGGCAGATCTACCACAAGCTGCCTGAGGTGTTAGCGCATCTAGGATTAGATGGCGACTTGGCACCCTCCCTGATGGCGAGCTTCGAGGCCAGCGCCAATGAGACCATCACCCCAGATAAATTCTTCGCCTCCCGTGCCGGTGAACTGTTCGCGCCCCTATGGCTGGCGCCCGATGGGACTGATGCTCAAGCTCAAATGCAAGCACAAACTCAAGCTCAAGCTAAAACACAGCCAAGCGATAAAACCTCTGGCAGTGACGGCGCCACATACGGCGCAATTGTCCTGCTAGGCGGCATCACAGATCTTGACGACTTAACCCAGGCAATCAGCCCATTAAGTGGCGTAACCTTGGTGGATAAGGTGCAGGATATCTCGGATGTGATGGCCAAGTATCGCAGCCTAACCCTGAGCCTGCTGGGCCTGGCGCTCGTCGTCGCTGGGCTTATCTTCTCGCTGCGCTTCGGCCTCAAGATGGCGCTGTGGATCACGGCCGTGCCCGCCCTGGCGGCGCTGCTCACCTTGGCAGGCCTGGGATTAGCCGGCTCACCACTCACCTTGTTTCATGCACTGGCGCTGATCTTGGTCTTTGGCATAGGCGTCGACTACAGTCTGTTTTTCGCCGAGAGCCATAGAGGCGAAGGCGTGATGATGGCGGTATTCATGTCCGCCTGCTCGACCCTGATGGCCTTCGGTCTGCTGGCCTTCAGCCAGACGCCGGCCATCCACTATTTCGGCCTGACATTACTCCTGGGGATAGGCCTGACCTTCGTGCTTTCCCCCTTTATTCACACATTAACAAGGATTGATAAGTGA
- a CDS encoding NAD(P)/FAD-dependent oxidoreductase encodes MTPFAQTAAQTDHYDVIVIGAGPSGSVAASLLHQQGKRVLVLEKQHFPRFSIGESLLPCCMQVIAEANMLDAVNQAGYQFKNGAAFNANGRSTYFDFTDKFTPGPGTTFQVERGDFDKLLADTAASQGVEIRYGQRVDAVDLSHNPRLTISDEQGASYELSADYLLDASGFGRVLPRLLDLERPSNLPSRTAIFTHIQDNIDSVDMGDYHFDRNKILISVHPDNRDIWYWLIPFSNGRCSLGVVGEPHLLGQDADLEATNLEATLIRLVREEPRLKQLLSRAEIIRKPAKLAGYSANVSTLASDKFALLGNAGEFLDPVFSSGVTIAMQSASIAAKCVVKQLNGESVDWQTEYAQPLMRGVDTFRTYVQAWYDGRFQDVIFYQDPNPKIKQMICSILAGYAWDESNPFVAESERRLNMVVELCR; translated from the coding sequence GTGACCCCTTTCGCGCAAACAGCCGCTCAGACGGACCATTATGATGTGATAGTGATAGGTGCGGGCCCCTCGGGCAGCGTTGCCGCCAGCCTGCTGCATCAACAGGGTAAGCGTGTCTTAGTCTTGGAGAAGCAGCATTTTCCGCGCTTCTCCATCGGCGAGAGCCTGCTGCCCTGCTGCATGCAGGTGATTGCCGAGGCGAATATGCTCGATGCAGTCAATCAGGCGGGGTATCAATTCAAGAACGGTGCGGCCTTCAACGCCAATGGCCGCTCGACCTACTTCGACTTTACCGACAAGTTCACCCCGGGGCCGGGCACCACCTTTCAGGTCGAGCGTGGCGACTTCGATAAGCTACTCGCCGACACCGCCGCCAGCCAAGGGGTCGAGATCCGCTATGGCCAGCGCGTCGATGCGGTCGATCTTAGCCATAACCCTAGGCTCACCATCAGCGACGAGCAGGGAGCGAGCTATGAGCTGAGCGCCGACTACCTGCTGGATGCCAGCGGTTTCGGTCGTGTGCTGCCTAGGTTGCTGGACCTGGAGCGTCCCTCCAACCTACCCAGCCGCACGGCGATATTTACCCATATCCAAGACAATATCGACAGCGTCGATATGGGTGACTATCACTTCGATCGCAACAAGATATTGATCAGCGTCCACCCAGATAATCGTGACATCTGGTATTGGCTGATCCCCTTCAGCAACGGCCGCTGCTCGCTAGGCGTGGTGGGTGAGCCTCACCTGCTGGGCCAAGATGCCGATTTAGAGGCCACAAATCTCGAGGCCACACTGATACGCCTGGTGCGAGAAGAGCCGCGCCTCAAGCAGCTACTCAGCCGCGCTGAGATAATACGCAAGCCCGCCAAGCTGGCTGGTTACTCGGCCAACGTCAGCACCCTGGCTAGCGATAAATTTGCCCTGCTGGGCAACGCCGGTGAGTTTCTCGATCCCGTGTTCTCCTCTGGCGTCACTATCGCGATGCAATCAGCCTCTATTGCGGCTAAATGTGTCGTGAAACAGCTCAATGGTGAATCGGTCGACTGGCAGACAGAGTATGCCCAGCCACTGATGCGCGGCGTCGATACCTTCAGAACCTATGTGCAGGCCTGGTACGATGGCCGCTTTCAGGATGTGATCTTCTATCAGGATCCCAACCCTAAGATTAAGCAGATGATCTGCTCTATCCTGGCGGGTTACGCCTGGGACGAGAGTAACCCTTTCGTGGCGGAATCTGAGCGTCGTCTCAACATGGTGGTCGAGCTATGCCGTTAA
- a CDS encoding DUF3261 domain-containing protein — protein sequence MPLRASLLICAALLLSACAHKLDRQTCMALAQGVDYCLAPLPDSAPVSQSQLVKLKVKQARHQLLSQLDLTPESLTLVGLAPLGQPLFTLSYDGQQLISEQSVLLGDQFKAEYLLGLLQLIYWQPEDVNHHLQGATLAEYACDAAYCRRLYASDGETIMDIRYSRTSPWTAEVTLDFHQAQLTLNIQPLE from the coding sequence ATGCCGTTAAGGGCGAGTCTCCTCATCTGCGCAGCCCTGCTACTGAGCGCCTGCGCCCACAAGCTGGACAGGCAAACCTGTATGGCCCTGGCTCAGGGGGTCGACTACTGCCTGGCGCCTCTGCCCGACTCGGCGCCCGTCAGTCAGAGCCAGCTGGTCAAACTCAAGGTGAAGCAGGCCAGGCATCAGCTGCTGAGTCAGCTGGATCTGACCCCTGAGTCTCTCACCCTGGTAGGCCTGGCCCCTCTCGGACAGCCTCTGTTTACCCTCAGCTATGACGGCCAGCAGCTGATCAGCGAGCAGAGCGTCTTATTGGGAGATCAATTTAAGGCCGAGTATCTCCTTGGGCTGTTGCAATTGATATACTGGCAGCCAGAGGATGTAAATCACCATTTACAAGGCGCGACACTGGCCGAGTACGCCTGTGATGCAGCCTATTGCAGAAGATTATATGCTAGCGATGGCGAGACAATCATGGATATCCGCTATAGCCGGACGAGCCCCTGGACAGCCGAGGTGACGCTAGATTTTCACCAGGCTCAGCTGACGCTGAACATCCAGCCGCTAGAGTAA
- a CDS encoding beta-ketoacyl-[acyl-carrier-protein] synthase family protein, whose protein sequence is MTQIAITHLGLCTPLGDDPQTVLRRLLDGDTQGMRWRDDLIPDSQVLVGMVTTELPSIAPELQRFDCRNNQLLQRAAEQIAPAVEAAKTQYGADRIGIVLGTSTSGIARGEKALAYRAEHGVLPADYLYSKQELGNSCDFLQHYFDLTGPCYTVSTACSSSAKVFASAKRLLQAGVCDMVIVGGADSLCKLTLNGFHSLESVSKAHCQPFSRNRDGINIGEGAALFTLTLGEAELMLAGVGESSDAHHISSPHPEGDGAVVAIEMALKDAAIAPSQVGYINLHGTATIKNDAMESRALLKVFGEQLPPVSSTKPLTGHALGAAGALEAAFCLLILSGPNKDHGLPPQVGDGLWDDDNPTLPFVSQGHSTRPENARLEYVMSNSFAFGGSNASVIFCRGAKQ, encoded by the coding sequence ATGACACAGATAGCTATCACCCACCTAGGATTATGCACCCCATTGGGGGACGATCCCCAGACCGTCTTACGCCGCCTACTCGATGGCGATACTCAGGGCATGAGGTGGCGTGACGACCTGATCCCTGACAGCCAGGTATTGGTGGGAATGGTCACCACAGAGTTGCCGAGCATAGCACCCGAATTACAAAGATTCGACTGTCGTAACAATCAGTTACTCCAGCGCGCTGCCGAGCAGATCGCCCCGGCGGTCGAGGCGGCCAAGACCCAATACGGCGCAGATCGCATAGGTATAGTGCTAGGCACTAGCACCTCAGGGATCGCCAGGGGCGAGAAGGCACTGGCCTACCGCGCCGAGCATGGTGTATTGCCCGCCGATTACCTCTACTCCAAGCAGGAGCTAGGTAACAGCTGTGACTTTCTGCAGCACTATTTCGACCTCACGGGCCCCTGCTATACGGTATCGACCGCCTGCTCATCCAGCGCCAAGGTATTCGCCAGCGCCAAGCGCCTGCTCCAGGCCGGCGTCTGCGACATGGTGATCGTCGGCGGCGCCGACAGCCTGTGTAAGCTGACCCTGAACGGCTTCCACTCGCTGGAATCTGTCTCCAAGGCCCATTGCCAACCCTTTAGCCGTAACCGCGACGGCATCAATATCGGTGAAGGCGCAGCCCTGTTTACCCTAACCTTAGGCGAGGCCGAGCTGATGCTCGCGGGTGTGGGGGAGTCCAGCGACGCCCACCATATCTCTTCACCCCATCCAGAGGGCGATGGCGCCGTGGTCGCCATCGAGATGGCACTCAAGGATGCAGCCATCGCTCCGTCACAGGTGGGCTACATCAACCTGCACGGCACGGCGACCATAAAGAATGATGCCATGGAGAGTCGGGCCCTGCTAAAGGTGTTCGGCGAGCAACTACCACCAGTGAGTTCTACTAAGCCGCTCACCGGTCATGCCTTGGGCGCCGCCGGTGCATTGGAGGCGGCCTTCTGTCTGCTGATCCTATCAGGTCCAAATAAAGATCACGGGCTGCCACCCCAGGTGGGAGACGGCCTGTGGGATGATGACAATCCGACGCTGCCCTTCGTATCACAGGGGCACAGCACTCGGCCTGAGAATGCCAGGCTCGAATATGTCATGAGCAACTCCTTTGCCTTTGGCGGCAGCAATGCCAGCGTCATCTTCTGCCGGGGAGCCAAGCAATAA
- a CDS encoding ApeP family dehydratase: MSEPQAISESQAMSQQNTALTEIPLEQVLPHRAPMILIDKLLEQAPDTLLTEVSISSNSAYFDAASQSVPNYVGIEYMAQSIAALAGLEASARGEPIRVGFLLGTRKLTFAIPAYRLGERYQTRVSRLYQEDNGLAVFDCKIFHNNQLVAEANVNVFQPQDTQAYILESQAGTEEEKAR, from the coding sequence ATGTCTGAGCCACAAGCCATATCTGAGTCACAAGCTATGTCACAGCAAAACACAGCGCTTACCGAGATACCGCTTGAACAGGTGCTGCCCCACCGCGCACCTATGATCTTGATCGACAAGCTGCTCGAGCAGGCGCCAGACACCCTGCTTACCGAGGTGAGCATAAGCTCAAACAGCGCCTACTTCGATGCTGCCAGCCAGTCAGTGCCTAACTATGTGGGCATAGAGTATATGGCCCAGAGCATCGCCGCCCTCGCAGGCCTGGAGGCCAGCGCCCGAGGCGAGCCTATTCGTGTCGGCTTCCTGCTCGGCACGCGCAAATTAACATTCGCAATCCCCGCCTACCGACTCGGCGAGCGTTATCAGACACGAGTCAGCCGCCTCTATCAGGAAGATAACGGTCTGGCGGTGTTTGATTGTAAAATATTCCACAACAATCAACTTGTGGCAGAGGCTAATGTCAATGTATTCCAGCCTCAAGACACCCAGGCCTATATCCTAGAGAGCCAGGCGGGTACAGAAGAAGAGAAAGCAAGATGA
- a CDS encoding 3-ketoacyl-ACP reductase FabG2: MNKRVLITGASRGIGKAIALKLAETGYDIALHFHSNQAAADATQTELEALGAKVSRLQFDVADRAGVKAAIEADIYQHGAYYGVVLNAGITRDTAFPAMSDEEWDGVIHTNLDGFYNVIHPCTMPMIQSRQGGRIITMASVSGIAGNRGQVNYSASKAGIIGATKALSLELAKRKITVNCIAPGLIETDMVESFPQEMVKELVPMRRMGKASEIAGLANFLMSDDAAYITRQVISVNGGMI, from the coding sequence ATGAATAAACGTGTATTGATCACAGGTGCCAGTCGCGGCATCGGCAAGGCCATCGCCCTTAAGCTGGCCGAGACAGGCTATGATATCGCCCTGCATTTCCACAGCAATCAGGCGGCGGCCGATGCAACCCAGACAGAGCTCGAGGCATTGGGGGCCAAGGTGAGCCGCCTCCAGTTCGACGTGGCCGACCGCGCCGGCGTCAAGGCGGCCATAGAGGCCGATATCTACCAGCACGGCGCCTACTATGGCGTGGTGCTCAACGCTGGGATCACCCGGGACACCGCCTTTCCAGCCATGAGTGACGAAGAGTGGGATGGGGTGATCCACACCAACCTGGATGGCTTCTACAACGTAATCCACCCCTGCACCATGCCGATGATCCAGTCTCGCCAGGGTGGTCGCATCATCACCATGGCGTCTGTCTCAGGCATCGCGGGTAACCGTGGCCAGGTCAACTACAGCGCCTCCAAGGCTGGCATCATAGGCGCCACCAAGGCACTGAGCCTGGAGCTGGCCAAGCGTAAGATCACTGTCAACTGCATCGCCCCCGGGCTGATAGAGACTGACATGGTGGAGTCGTTCCCCCAGGAGATGGTCAAGGAGCTGGTACCTATGCGCCGCATGGGCAAGGCCTCGGAGATCGCCGGCCTGGCCAACTTCCTCATGTCTGATGACGCGGCCTACATCACCCGCCAGGTGATCTCGGTAAATGGTGGCATGATCTGA